One Azotobacter salinestris DNA window includes the following coding sequences:
- a CDS encoding AAA family ATPase, whose protein sequence is MIESIHIQNFKSLADFTLPLGQFNILIGMNGVGKSTVLQALDFISHLMTGDVADWLKARSWKSADLRCKRLNERNITVSVVWRVSPDSTLKWTGVFNTSLKRCTRDWTVHEFANSNAAKLTLLDGQRFHIEGKGWQEVSFNYEGSLLSALKDKELPQVVLDMRNAVRNIRSLELLSPQLLRKRSRVAVGESFDIGSGGEKLSAYLGILKGEQRSRLIDLLKVFYPQIIDFKVSNVQAGWKKLTVVEQFGDRHQETEATHLSDGLLRILAVLSQVHSDRYLILLDEIENGINPEIIEPLVEALQSSAQQVLVTTHSPMILNYLEDDVARGAVHLIYKSPDGDTKRRHFFAIERIDRKLEAMGPGEAFVDTDLNALTDECVAMDAQEGTAT, encoded by the coding sequence ATGATTGAGTCCATCCATATTCAAAACTTCAAGTCCTTGGCGGATTTCACTCTGCCCTTGGGGCAATTCAATATCTTGATCGGTATGAACGGCGTCGGTAAAAGCACTGTGCTGCAAGCACTGGACTTTATCAGCCATCTGATGACGGGGGATGTGGCTGATTGGCTCAAGGCACGCAGTTGGAAGTCTGCGGACCTGCGCTGCAAACGGTTGAATGAGCGCAACATCACCGTCTCGGTGGTGTGGAGGGTGTCACCAGACTCCACCCTCAAGTGGACAGGTGTGTTCAATACGAGCTTGAAGCGTTGTACCCGCGATTGGACGGTTCATGAGTTCGCGAACAGCAACGCTGCGAAGCTAACATTGCTGGATGGGCAACGCTTTCATATTGAGGGCAAGGGCTGGCAAGAGGTCAGTTTTAACTACGAGGGGTCACTTTTGTCCGCGCTCAAGGACAAGGAGTTGCCACAGGTAGTGCTCGACATGCGAAACGCGGTGCGTAACATCCGGTCGCTAGAGCTGTTGTCACCACAGCTGCTGCGAAAGCGCTCGCGAGTGGCGGTTGGAGAGAGCTTTGATATTGGGTCAGGGGGCGAAAAGCTTTCAGCCTACCTAGGAATACTCAAAGGTGAGCAGCGTAGCCGCTTGATAGATTTGCTCAAGGTTTTTTACCCGCAAATCATCGACTTCAAAGTTAGTAACGTGCAGGCAGGATGGAAGAAGCTGACGGTGGTGGAGCAGTTTGGTGACCGTCATCAAGAGACCGAGGCCACACACCTCAGTGATGGGTTATTGCGCATCTTGGCGGTGCTTTCACAGGTGCATTCCGATCGTTATTTAATTCTGCTCGACGAGATTGAAAATGGGATCAACCCAGAGATTATTGAACCATTGGTCGAGGCCTTGCAAAGCTCAGCCCAGCAGGTGCTGGTCACCACACACAGCCCTATGATTCTCAACTACCTTGAGGACGATGTGGCGCGTGGCGCGGTGCATTTGATTTACAAGAGCCCCGATGGCGATACCAAGCGTCGTCACTTCTTTGCGATCGAGAGAATTGACCGAAAACTGGAAGCCATGGGCCCAGGTGAGGCCTTCGTGGACACTGACCTGAATGCTCTGACCGATGAATGTGTGGCGATGGATGCCCAAGAGGGCACTGCAACATGA
- the pglX gene encoding BREX-1 system adenine-specific DNA-methyltransferase PglX, whose translation MNTNAIKRYAPKARIAFIAAMTKQAARYGITVKGIEPLEQKGDLALIGERAFPASIARPRAALARRVEQLGFAQAMEQAAYSWFNRLCALRYMEIKGYLDHGRRVLSAADGSVGVPQILDECLDIELEGLDKARITELKLDGTKDEELYRELLLAQCHALHQAMPFLFEMLDDALELLLPDNLTKTDSLIRELVAAIPEGDWHNVEIIGWLYQFYISEKKDQVIGKVVKSEDIPAATQLFTPNWIVQYLVQNSVGRQWLQTYPDSPLKAKWDYYVAPGEQTPEVQAQLAASTPDSIDPLTIKVLDPACGSGHILVEAYKVLKEIYTERGFRARDIPQLILENNLFGLDIDDRAGQLAGFALMMLAREDDRRIFGRELKLNVLALQESSHLNMNTLWKALNLTSDWQRGQSQGLFDSEQSDLSAAQADNRYQLLKTTLARFTQAKTFGSLIEVPAENAEPLGELLKQLRQLAKDGDSMQKPAAQQLLPYVQQAWILAQRYDAVIANPPYMGTKAMNEKLSDWLKENYKNVKSDLFSAFVVKCSELSRVRGSVGIMSPNVWMSLSSHEKLRQFLTQKNTLTNLVELPLTGFKGATVQICAYTFEKKYFPDLLASFIRLVNFKGGDEEMSTYTRQAIVKNDHDWFYRVSTSDFSSIPGQPIAYWAGKKLKSSFSLYKSIGEIAKPRQGMATTNNELFLRMWSEVKYSRICFDADSEIDAQERGAKWFPYNKGGPYRKWYGNFSHIVNFENNGKEICSYIDSTPGARVGSNGRVINREYYFKEGITWSDIKTGGFGARLSPKGFIFDIKGSSGFPSEENRLSVLGLLSSTLTTAYMGILNPTVTFQVGDISRIPYRRVDVDGVVKRLTELSKLDWDFYEISWGFSSHPIINTDHNRSSLPGSYLRLGSYWQEMTQEVRRLEEKNNRLFIDAYGLQDELTPEAPLEEITLTCNPHYRYGGNKSEAELEIMLQCDTMGELVSYAIGCMMGRYSLDKPGLILASQGETLQDYLSQIPAPRFAPDGDAILPLTDQEWFANDATNRFREFVRTVWGEEHLQENLDFVAESLCLYAIKPKRGESALDTIRRYLSTQFFKDHLKTYKKRPIYWLFSSGKHKAFECLVYLHRYNEGTLARMRTEYVIPLTAKLNTYANKLEQDIDASTSTAEKKRLEKELTTLHNQQAELATFDEKLRHYADQRISLDLDDGVKVNYGEFGDLLDSVKIVTGGASND comes from the coding sequence ATGAACACCAACGCTATCAAACGCTATGCCCCAAAGGCGCGTATCGCCTTTATCGCCGCCATGACCAAGCAGGCGGCCAGGTACGGCATTACCGTCAAGGGCATCGAGCCGCTGGAGCAGAAAGGCGACCTGGCCCTGATCGGTGAGCGCGCCTTCCCGGCCAGCATCGCCCGCCCGCGCGCCGCGCTGGCTAGACGTGTCGAGCAGTTGGGCTTTGCCCAGGCCATGGAGCAGGCCGCCTACAGCTGGTTCAACCGTCTGTGCGCCCTGCGCTACATGGAGATCAAGGGCTATCTGGATCATGGCCGCCGGGTGCTCAGTGCTGCCGATGGTTCGGTCGGCGTGCCGCAGATCCTTGACGAGTGCCTGGATATCGAGCTGGAAGGCCTCGATAAGGCCCGTATCACCGAGCTGAAGCTCGATGGCACCAAGGACGAGGAGTTGTACCGCGAGCTGCTGCTCGCCCAGTGCCACGCCCTGCACCAGGCCATGCCCTTTCTGTTCGAGATGCTGGACGATGCCCTGGAGCTGCTGCTGCCCGACAACCTGACCAAGACCGACTCGCTGATCCGCGAGCTGGTCGCTGCCATTCCCGAAGGGGACTGGCACAACGTCGAGATCATCGGCTGGCTCTACCAGTTCTACATCAGCGAGAAGAAGGATCAGGTCATCGGCAAGGTGGTGAAGAGCGAGGACATCCCCGCTGCCACCCAGCTGTTCACCCCGAACTGGATCGTCCAGTACCTGGTGCAGAACTCCGTGGGCCGCCAGTGGCTGCAGACCTACCCTGACTCGCCGCTCAAGGCTAAATGGGATTACTACGTCGCCCCCGGCGAGCAGACACCCGAGGTGCAGGCACAGCTTGCCGCCAGCACCCCGGACAGCATCGACCCGCTGACCATCAAGGTGCTCGACCCTGCCTGCGGTTCCGGCCATATCTTGGTCGAGGCCTACAAGGTGCTGAAGGAGATCTACACCGAGCGCGGCTTCCGTGCGCGAGACATCCCGCAGCTGATCCTCGAAAACAACCTGTTCGGTCTCGACATCGACGACCGAGCCGGCCAGCTCGCCGGCTTCGCCCTGATGATGCTGGCCCGCGAGGATGACCGGCGCATCTTCGGCCGTGAACTCAAGCTCAATGTGCTGGCCCTGCAGGAAAGCAGCCACCTCAACATGAACACCTTGTGGAAGGCACTCAACTTGACCAGCGACTGGCAGCGCGGCCAATCGCAAGGCCTGTTCGACAGCGAGCAGAGTGATCTCAGCGCCGCCCAAGCGGACAACCGCTACCAGCTGCTGAAAACTACCTTGGCCCGCTTTACCCAGGCCAAGACCTTCGGCTCGCTGATCGAAGTGCCTGCCGAGAATGCCGAACCGCTGGGCGAACTACTGAAGCAGTTGCGGCAACTGGCCAAAGACGGCGACTCCATGCAGAAGCCGGCGGCCCAGCAACTGCTGCCCTATGTGCAACAGGCCTGGATCCTGGCACAGCGCTACGACGCGGTGATTGCCAACCCGCCCTATATGGGCACAAAAGCAATGAATGAAAAGTTAAGCGACTGGCTTAAGGAAAATTATAAAAATGTAAAAAGCGACCTATTTTCTGCGTTCGTTGTGAAGTGTTCCGAGCTTTCTCGTGTGCGTGGAAGTGTTGGGATTATGAGTCCAAATGTGTGGATGTCTTTATCTTCACATGAAAAGCTCCGTCAATTCCTTACCCAGAAAAACACCTTGACAAACCTAGTAGAATTGCCGTTAACAGGATTTAAAGGGGCAACAGTACAGATATGCGCATATACATTTGAGAAGAAATATTTCCCTGATCTTCTTGCGAGTTTCATCAGGCTCGTCAATTTCAAAGGCGGGGATGAGGAAATGTCGACTTATACGCGTCAGGCCATTGTCAAAAATGACCATGACTGGTTCTACAGAGTATCCACATCAGATTTCTCATCTATTCCCGGTCAGCCAATTGCATACTGGGCTGGTAAAAAATTAAAGAGTTCATTCTCTTTATATAAGAGCATAGGTGAAATTGCGAAGCCACGTCAGGGGATGGCAACAACAAATAATGAATTATTCCTCCGCATGTGGAGCGAAGTTAAGTACTCTCGAATTTGCTTTGATGCTGACTCTGAAATTGATGCGCAGGAGCGTGGTGCAAAGTGGTTTCCTTACAACAAGGGAGGACCGTATAGAAAGTGGTATGGAAATTTCTCCCACATTGTAAATTTCGAAAATAACGGAAAAGAAATATGTAGCTATATTGACAGCACGCCAGGAGCTCGGGTTGGCTCCAATGGGCGTGTTATTAATCGTGAGTATTATTTCAAGGAAGGCATTACATGGTCTGATATAAAGACGGGCGGATTTGGTGCAAGGCTAAGCCCGAAAGGATTTATTTTTGATATCAAAGGATCATCCGGATTCCCCAGTGAAGAGAATAGACTGTCCGTTCTCGGCTTGCTGTCAAGCACTCTTACGACAGCTTATATGGGAATCTTGAATCCGACTGTAACCTTTCAGGTTGGAGACATTTCAAGAATTCCATATAGAAGGGTAGATGTTGACGGTGTGGTTAAGAGGCTAACAGAGCTTTCTAAGCTAGATTGGGATTTCTATGAAATCTCTTGGGGCTTCTCCAGTCATCCAATAATCAATACTGACCACAACCGGTCAAGCCTGCCTGGCTCTTACCTGAGGCTCGGTTCCTATTGGCAGGAAATGACGCAGGAAGTACGGCGCCTTGAAGAAAAGAACAACCGCCTCTTTATCGACGCCTACGGCTTGCAGGATGAGCTGACACCGGAAGCTCCATTGGAAGAAATCACTCTGACCTGCAACCCGCACTACCGCTATGGCGGTAACAAGAGCGAAGCCGAGCTGGAAATCATGCTCCAGTGCGACACCATGGGAGAGCTGGTGTCCTACGCCATCGGCTGCATGATGGGCCGCTACTCGCTGGACAAGCCCGGCCTGATCCTCGCTAGCCAAGGCGAAACCCTGCAGGACTACCTCAGCCAGATTCCCGCACCGCGCTTCGCACCCGATGGCGACGCCATCTTGCCGCTGACCGACCAGGAATGGTTCGCCAACGATGCCACCAACCGCTTCCGCGAGTTCGTCCGCACCGTCTGGGGTGAAGAGCACCTGCAGGAAAACCTCGACTTCGTCGCCGAGAGCCTGTGCCTGTACGCCATCAAGCCCAAGCGCGGCGAGTCAGCGTTGGACACCATCCGCCGCTACCTGAGTACCCAGTTCTTCAAGGATCACCTCAAAACCTACAAGAAGCGTCCCATCTACTGGCTGTTCAGCTCCGGTAAGCACAAGGCCTTCGAGTGCCTGGTCTACCTGCACCGCTACAACGAAGGCACCCTGGCGCGCATGCGTACCGAGTACGTCATCCCCCTTACCGCCAAGCTCAACACCTACGCCAACAAGCTCGAACAGGACATCGACGCCAGTACCAGCACCGCCGAGAAAAAACGCCTGGAAAAAGAACTCACTACCCTGCACAACCAACAAGCCGAACTCGCCACCTTCGACGAAAAACTCCGCCACTACGCCGACCAGCGCATAAGCCTAGATCTGGATGACGGGGTGAAGGTGAACTACGGGGAGTTTGGGGATTTGCTCGACAGCGTGAAAATCGTGACTGGAGGTGCCAGTAATGATTGA
- a CDS encoding AlbA family DNA-binding domain-containing protein, with protein MMQPIEQLLAQPEGKQLEFKRDLSSPRSLLKALVAFANTAGGQLIIGVADDGAIVGVDDPLADEERLTSLIADSIAPRLLPTIELFTVEGKTLLRVEVFLSNSRPHYLKALGPEQGVLVRLGSSNRQADPQLIAELQRTALGVTFDALPMPELSLDDLDLQAMQQQFGTDVRLDEQKLLTLKLLTRHQGRLVPTQGAVLLFGRHRLQYFDDAWIQCGRFRGTDKVEIFDQTEIHDPLPQAVASIELFLKKHAFRRAEFSAMRRTDVWSIPLTMLREAIINALMHSDYSQRGSPIRIAFFDDRIEIESPGMLLPGLTVEDMKRGVSMIRNPVIARVFRELKLIEQWGSGVKRIFAEAAAQGLPEPRIEEIANRLRFIIPLATPVSVSVPSTESLAPPQQESRLESRLESRLESKLAARIVLLLREQPLGKAAMAGRLGHKSVSGELHKQIRRLLEEAVIEMTLPDKPNSRLQKYRLTAKGQQYLKDNT; from the coding sequence ATGATGCAACCCATCGAACAGCTGCTTGCCCAGCCCGAGGGCAAGCAGCTCGAATTCAAGCGCGACCTGTCCTCGCCCAGATCGCTGCTCAAGGCGCTGGTCGCCTTCGCCAACACCGCCGGCGGCCAACTGATCATCGGCGTGGCCGATGACGGCGCGATCGTCGGCGTGGACGACCCGCTGGCCGACGAGGAGCGCCTGACCAGCTTGATCGCCGACAGCATTGCCCCGCGCTTGCTGCCCACTATCGAACTGTTCACCGTGGAAGGGAAAACCCTGCTGCGCGTCGAAGTGTTTCTCAGCAATTCACGCCCGCACTACCTCAAGGCGCTCGGCCCGGAGCAAGGTGTGCTGGTACGCCTGGGCTCCAGCAACCGCCAAGCTGATCCCCAGCTGATCGCCGAGCTGCAGCGCACCGCCCTGGGCGTGACCTTCGATGCCCTGCCCATGCCCGAGTTGAGCCTGGACGACCTAGACCTGCAGGCCATGCAGCAGCAGTTCGGGACCGATGTGCGGCTCGACGAGCAGAAGCTGCTGACCCTCAAGCTGCTCACTCGCCATCAGGGCCGTCTGGTACCCACCCAGGGCGCCGTGCTGCTGTTCGGCAGACACCGCCTGCAGTACTTCGACGACGCCTGGATCCAGTGCGGACGCTTTCGTGGCACCGACAAGGTCGAGATATTCGACCAGACCGAGATCCACGACCCGCTGCCGCAGGCGGTGGCCAGCATCGAGCTTTTCCTCAAGAAGCACGCCTTCAGGCGCGCCGAGTTTTCCGCCATGCGCCGCACGGACGTCTGGAGCATCCCGCTGACCATGCTGCGCGAGGCGATCATCAACGCCCTGATGCACAGCGACTATTCCCAGCGCGGCTCGCCGATCCGCATCGCCTTCTTCGACGACCGCATCGAGATCGAAAGCCCCGGCATGCTGCTGCCCGGCCTGACCGTGGAGGACATGAAGCGCGGCGTATCGATGATCCGCAATCCGGTCATCGCCCGCGTGTTCCGCGAACTCAAGCTGATCGAGCAGTGGGGCAGCGGCGTCAAACGCATCTTCGCCGAAGCCGCCGCCCAGGGCCTGCCCGAGCCACGCATCGAGGAAATCGCCAACCGGCTGCGCTTCATCATTCCGCTGGCGACGCCCGTCAGCGTTTCTGTGCCCAGTACCGAATCCCTTGCCCCGCCACAGCAGGAGTCGCGGCTAGAGTCGCGGCTAGAGTCGCGGCTAGAGTCGAAACTGGCCGCACGCATCGTCTTGCTGCTGCGTGAGCAGCCGCTGGGCAAGGCCGCCATGGCCGGGAGGCTTGGTCACAAGAGCGTATCCGGCGAGCTGCACAAACAGATCAGGCGCCTGCTGGAAGAAGCCGTGATCGAAATGACCCTGCCCGACAAACCCAACAGCCGCCTGCAGAAATACCGCCTGACCGCCAAGGGCCAGCAGTACCTCAAGGACAATACATGA
- the brxC gene encoding BREX system P-loop protein BrxC, with amino-acid sequence MSIKDIFFKELDRPINGVVKADQADDATVYQELDEYVVTNELEKHFRSFFESYSTDLNDPSIANRVGVWISGFFGSGKSHFLKTLSYLLANIEAHDAEGHSKRAVAFFDQNKLRDAMIRADIGKAVANSADVILFNIDSKASSNDAGNPILNVFLRVFNEHQGFSGDHPHIAHMERHLTQRGVYERFKQAFSEATGLEWTEERDGYQFYQDDIEQALASALELSAEAAHKWFEQSEETFSVSVENFCNWVKEYLDNQPARHRVLFLVDEVGQFIGSDSQLMLKLQSITEELGVICKGRAWIIVTSQADMDAVVGELSASKANDFSKIAGRFKTRLSLSSSNTDEVIQKRLLRKTPEAEVELRALWQQKGDILRNQISFDRSGPTLRNFDSAESFIGNYPFAPYHFQLVQKVFEEIRKVGATGAHLAYGERSMLDAFQMAALSIKAKDIGALVPMHSFYRAVEGFLDTAVKRTIDQASENSVFDGFDVQILRTLFMIRYVDLVKGTLDNLVTLSIEKVDEDKLALRQRIEATLQRLEKESLITRNGDEFVFLTNEERDITRKIKATEISASEENKALSELIYGDLLKGKNKYRYSVNKADYSIGRYLDGHSLEGRYEHDLRVEVVSPLDLDYPLYGEAGCLNKSNEAPAGMALFKLADTDKDFFRELRTWLQTNKFIRLNNDGSQPELGRIFADRGRENQERKKRLHLMLEALLERAQVYALGQHPKLASSNIQSRFDEACQYLLENTYTKLGYLRVLQDEPERELRAVLHADDIGQLGLSLDGEEGNPQAVKEVEQYIGLRASGNDRLLVSDIIERFGKRPFGWPDGEILLILGRLAATGRISFHMGTGPSLPLPDAFEPLTNSRKRRDVSVQKKRQTDEALLKQARNLTQDLFNALGPAGEKELYEFYRSQLDSWLANLKSYKSKTDVGHFPGKDSIEQSILGLQRLLGNRDSVDFFKEVVDNKDDYLDLEEDYRDLHEFFGNQLHTWQQLQQALRRFEKNKQALDKDDKARKALAELHGIETSAAPYNQLHKVAGLVETVEAINAAILTEKRRHAQARVDEKIAQLQAEIAKSGIDTPELSNRLLRPLQLIKAELENETSIANIYLLQKETAEERLQDGALELERAIHAELERQQKLRQEQEKAAKTADQGSGVKEDRAPLPVPTKPVVQPKPVVDVVATSVFNKLGNSLYLENQSDVERFIDALKAELEAAIQQDKRIRIR; translated from the coding sequence GTGAGCATCAAAGATATTTTCTTCAAGGAACTCGACCGCCCGATCAACGGTGTGGTCAAGGCGGATCAGGCCGACGACGCCACTGTGTACCAGGAGCTGGATGAATACGTCGTTACCAATGAGCTGGAAAAGCACTTCCGCAGCTTCTTCGAGTCCTACAGCACCGACCTCAATGATCCCTCGATCGCCAACCGGGTCGGCGTGTGGATCAGCGGCTTCTTCGGCTCGGGCAAGTCGCACTTCCTGAAGACCCTGTCCTACCTGCTGGCCAATATCGAAGCTCACGACGCCGAGGGTCACAGCAAAAGGGCTGTTGCCTTCTTCGACCAGAACAAGCTGCGCGACGCCATGATCCGCGCCGACATCGGCAAGGCCGTGGCCAACAGCGCCGATGTCATCCTGTTCAACATCGACAGCAAGGCCAGCTCCAACGATGCCGGCAACCCGATCCTCAACGTGTTCCTGCGCGTGTTCAACGAGCACCAGGGCTTCAGCGGCGATCACCCGCACATCGCCCATATGGAGCGCCACCTGACCCAACGCGGCGTCTACGAGCGCTTCAAGCAGGCCTTCAGCGAAGCCACCGGCCTGGAATGGACCGAAGAGCGCGACGGCTACCAATTCTATCAGGACGACATCGAGCAGGCCCTGGCCAGTGCCCTTGAGCTCTCCGCCGAAGCCGCGCACAAGTGGTTCGAGCAGTCCGAGGAAACCTTCAGCGTCTCAGTGGAAAATTTCTGCAACTGGGTCAAGGAATACCTGGACAATCAGCCGGCTAGACACCGCGTGCTGTTTCTGGTCGACGAGGTTGGTCAATTTATTGGTAGTGACAGTCAGCTGATGCTCAAGCTTCAGAGCATTACTGAAGAGCTTGGCGTTATCTGCAAGGGCCGCGCCTGGATCATCGTCACCTCGCAGGCCGACATGGATGCAGTGGTAGGCGAGCTGTCCGCCTCCAAGGCCAACGACTTCTCCAAGATCGCTGGGCGCTTCAAGACGCGCTTGTCGCTCTCCAGCTCCAACACCGACGAGGTCATCCAGAAGCGCCTGCTGCGCAAAACCCCCGAAGCCGAGGTCGAGCTGCGCGCCCTCTGGCAGCAAAAGGGTGACATCCTTCGCAACCAGATCAGCTTCGACCGTTCCGGCCCGACGCTGAGAAACTTCGACAGCGCCGAATCCTTCATCGGCAACTACCCCTTCGCACCCTACCACTTCCAACTGGTGCAGAAGGTCTTCGAGGAAATCCGTAAGGTCGGCGCCACCGGCGCGCACCTGGCCTATGGCGAGCGCTCCATGCTCGATGCCTTCCAGATGGCGGCCTTGTCGATCAAGGCCAAGGACATCGGCGCCCTGGTGCCCATGCACAGCTTCTACCGTGCCGTCGAAGGCTTCCTCGACACCGCGGTCAAGCGCACCATCGACCAAGCCAGCGAAAACAGCGTGTTCGACGGCTTCGACGTGCAGATCTTGCGCACCCTGTTCATGATCCGCTACGTCGACCTGGTCAAGGGAACCCTGGACAACCTGGTCACCCTCTCCATCGAGAAGGTCGACGAGGACAAGCTCGCCCTGCGCCAACGCATCGAGGCCACTCTCCAGCGTCTGGAGAAGGAAAGCCTGATCACCCGCAATGGCGACGAATTCGTCTTCCTCACCAACGAAGAGCGCGATATCACCCGCAAGATCAAGGCCACCGAAATCTCCGCCTCCGAAGAGAACAAGGCGCTGTCCGAGCTGATCTACGGGGACTTGCTCAAGGGCAAGAACAAGTACCGCTACAGCGTCAACAAGGCCGACTACAGCATCGGTCGTTATCTCGATGGCCACAGCCTGGAAGGCCGCTACGAGCACGACCTGCGAGTGGAGGTGGTCTCGCCGCTGGATCTCGACTACCCCCTGTACGGCGAGGCCGGCTGCCTTAACAAGAGCAACGAAGCCCCGGCGGGCATGGCGCTGTTCAAGCTCGCGGATACCGACAAGGACTTCTTCCGCGAGCTGCGCACCTGGCTGCAAACCAACAAGTTCATCCGGCTCAACAACGACGGCAGCCAGCCCGAGCTGGGCCGCATCTTCGCCGACCGCGGCCGCGAGAACCAGGAGCGCAAGAAACGCCTGCACCTGATGCTCGAAGCCTTGCTGGAACGCGCCCAGGTCTATGCCCTTGGCCAGCACCCCAAGCTGGCCAGCAGCAACATTCAGAGCCGCTTCGACGAAGCTTGCCAATATCTGCTGGAAAACACCTATACCAAGCTCGGCTACCTGCGCGTGCTGCAGGACGAGCCCGAGCGCGAACTGCGGGCCGTGCTCCATGCCGACGACATTGGCCAGCTCGGCCTGTCCCTCGATGGCGAGGAAGGCAACCCCCAGGCCGTCAAGGAAGTCGAGCAATACATCGGCCTGCGCGCCTCCGGCAACGACCGGCTGCTGGTCTCCGACATCATCGAGCGCTTCGGCAAGCGCCCGTTCGGCTGGCCGGATGGCGAGATCCTGCTCATTCTGGGTCGGCTCGCTGCCACCGGGCGCATCTCCTTCCACATGGGCACCGGCCCCAGCCTGCCGCTGCCGGATGCCTTCGAGCCGCTGACCAACAGCCGCAAGCGCCGCGACGTCTCGGTGCAGAAGAAGCGCCAGACTGACGAAGCCCTGCTCAAGCAGGCGCGCAACTTGACCCAGGATCTGTTCAACGCCCTCGGCCCGGCCGGAGAAAAGGAACTCTACGAGTTCTACCGCAGCCAGCTCGACAGCTGGCTGGCCAACCTCAAGAGCTACAAGAGCAAGACCGATGTCGGCCACTTTCCCGGCAAGGACAGCATCGAGCAATCGATCCTCGGCCTGCAGCGCCTACTGGGAAACCGCGATAGCGTCGACTTCTTCAAGGAGGTGGTCGACAACAAGGACGACTACCTCGACCTCGAAGAGGACTACCGCGACCTGCACGAATTCTTCGGCAACCAGCTGCACACCTGGCAGCAGCTGCAGCAGGCGCTGCGCCGCTTCGAGAAGAACAAGCAGGCGCTGGACAAGGACGACAAGGCCCGCAAGGCCCTGGCCGAACTGCACGGCATCGAGACCAGCGCCGCCCCTTACAACCAGCTGCACAAGGTCGCCGGTTTGGTGGAAACGGTGGAAGCGATCAACGCGGCGATCCTTACCGAGAAACGCCGCCATGCCCAGGCTCGGGTCGATGAAAAGATCGCCCAGCTGCAGGCGGAAATCGCCAAGAGCGGCATCGATACCCCGGAGCTGAGCAACCGCCTGCTGCGTCCGCTGCAACTGATCAAGGCCGAGCTGGAAAACGAGACCAGCATCGCCAATATCTACCTGCTGCAGAAGGAAACCGCCGAAGAGCGTCTGCAAGACGGCGCCCTCGAACTGGAGCGCGCCATTCATGCCGAGCTGGAACGCCAGCAGAAGCTCAGGCAGGAGCAGGAAAAGGCCGCCAAAACTGCCGACCAGGGCAGCGGAGTGAAGGAGGACCGCGCTCCGCTACCGGTGCCCACCAAGCCGGTGGTGCAGCCCAAACCGGTGGTGGATGTCGTCGCCACCAGCGTGTTCAACAAGCTGGGCAATAGCCTGTACCTGGAAAACCAGAGCGACGTTGAGCGCTTCATCGACGCCCTCAAGGCCGAACTCGAAGCGGCGATCCAGCAGGATAAGCGGATCAGGATTCGCTGA
- a CDS encoding DUF1788 domain-containing protein → MNQQLQDRLNQIPDKILTEEFLKSQGLGNEIGFWIFDYAPEDELQVRDHLRFLENFLAKKHSHLKVVNINLLQAMRDYLDQRNFTDKAIQMQKAKGDQALLKALSGPLHMDKFAPFLLEHCRADEYDIVLITGVGSVWPVLRAHNLLNKLHALLGHKPLVLFYPGYYSGQSLALFNRIPSNNYYRAFKLVP, encoded by the coding sequence ATGAACCAGCAGCTACAGGATCGCCTGAACCAGATCCCCGACAAGATCCTCACTGAGGAATTCCTCAAGAGCCAGGGGCTGGGCAACGAGATCGGCTTCTGGATCTTTGACTACGCCCCCGAGGACGAACTGCAGGTGCGGGACCATCTTCGCTTTCTGGAAAACTTCCTGGCCAAGAAGCACAGCCACCTCAAGGTGGTGAATATCAATCTGCTGCAAGCCATGCGCGACTACCTGGACCAGCGCAATTTCACCGACAAGGCCATCCAGATGCAGAAAGCCAAGGGTGACCAGGCGCTGCTCAAGGCACTGTCCGGCCCGCTGCACATGGACAAGTTCGCACCCTTCTTGCTGGAGCACTGCCGTGCCGACGAGTACGACATCGTGCTGATTACCGGCGTCGGTTCGGTGTGGCCGGTACTGCGTGCCCACAACCTGCTCAACAAGCTGCATGCCCTGCTCGGCCACAAGCCCCTGGTGCTGTTCTATCCCGGCTACTACTCGGGCCAGTCGCTGGCCCTGTTCAACCGGATTCCCAGCAACAACTACTACCGAGCGTTCAAGCTGGTGCCCTGA